A single region of the Sulfitobacter geojensis genome encodes:
- a CDS encoding AraC family transcriptional regulator yields the protein MLDSPLDPLSSVVTLLKPAVSISKMVEAGGQWLVERHDMVSPFYCAMVEGRCRLHVAGRDPVTLRAGDFVLIPHLQGFTMSSEVPPPPHVPRLPLETGPGQFRLGATEAPVDMRALVGHCHFDTPARSLLVSLLPQMIHVSDQNRLTTLVPVIHEETRADRPGRGLILERLLEVLLIEALRSDQATTLPPGLLRGLSDPQLSGALQRIHAEPGSPLSVSELAKAAGMSRSGFFERFRRQVGRAPLQYAIEWRMALAKTLLRQGGLTISEIAMKVGYGSASAFGLAFVRHEGLSPGAFANKGSS from the coding sequence ATGCTCGACAGCCCCTTAGATCCTCTTTCCAGTGTCGTCACCCTGCTCAAGCCTGCGGTCTCCATCTCCAAGATGGTCGAAGCCGGTGGCCAGTGGCTGGTGGAGCGTCACGACATGGTCAGCCCATTCTACTGCGCGATGGTCGAGGGGCGGTGCCGGCTGCACGTCGCCGGGCGCGATCCGGTCACGCTGAGGGCTGGTGATTTCGTGCTGATCCCCCATCTGCAGGGCTTTACCATGTCCAGCGAGGTGCCCCCGCCGCCCCACGTGCCCCGCCTGCCGCTTGAAACCGGTCCCGGACAGTTCCGGCTTGGCGCGACTGAGGCCCCGGTCGATATGCGCGCCCTCGTCGGGCATTGCCATTTTGACACGCCGGCCAGGAGCCTTCTGGTGTCACTGCTACCGCAGATGATCCATGTCTCTGATCAGAACCGCCTGACGACCCTGGTGCCCGTGATCCACGAGGAGACCCGCGCCGACCGTCCGGGGCGCGGATTGATCCTTGAGCGATTGCTGGAGGTCCTTCTGATCGAGGCCCTGCGCTCTGATCAGGCGACGACCCTGCCGCCCGGGCTACTGCGCGGCCTGTCGGATCCGCAGCTCTCGGGTGCGTTGCAACGCATCCACGCCGAGCCGGGCAGCCCGCTTTCCGTTTCAGAACTGGCGAAGGCCGCCGGCATGTCGCGCTCCGGCTTTTTCGAGCGGTTCCGCAGGCAGGTTGGCCGCGCGCCACTGCAATACGCCATCGAATGGCGCATGGCCCTGGCCAAGACCTTGCTCCGGCAGGGCGGGCTGACCATTTCGGAGATCGCCATGAAGGTCGGATACGGGTCCGCCAGCGCCTTCGGCCTGGCCTTTGTCCGTCACGAGGGCCTGTCGCCCGGCGCGTTTGCGAACAAGGGCAGCAGTTAA
- a CDS encoding SDR family oxidoreductase translates to MSRILITGCSSGFGQAIAAQFLDQGWEVIATMRNPSVEGLPESDRMQVMALDVTDPESIAAAIADAGQIDALVNNAGVGMLNVLEGADIARARELFEINVLGAMAMTRAVMPAMRARRSGVIVNVSSSVTLRPLPALSIYSASKAALNAFTESFALEAAEFGIRARLVLPGSAPSTSFGRNAVARMGMDVPEAYGPFVQAYSQSLQSATEKTEAQDVAQAVWRAVTDETAPMKLPAGADAETWFREAGLATA, encoded by the coding sequence ATGTCCCGTATCCTCATCACCGGTTGTTCCTCCGGTTTCGGTCAGGCCATCGCCGCGCAGTTCCTCGATCAGGGCTGGGAGGTCATCGCCACGATGCGCAATCCCTCCGTCGAAGGGCTGCCTGAGTCCGACCGCATGCAGGTGATGGCCCTGGACGTCACCGACCCCGAAAGCATTGCGGCTGCGATTGCCGACGCGGGCCAGATCGATGCGCTGGTGAACAACGCTGGTGTCGGCATGCTCAACGTGCTGGAAGGCGCTGACATCGCCCGGGCCCGTGAGCTGTTCGAGATCAACGTGCTGGGTGCCATGGCCATGACCCGCGCCGTGATGCCCGCCATGCGCGCGCGGCGCAGTGGCGTTATCGTCAACGTCAGTTCCAGCGTGACGCTGCGCCCATTGCCTGCGCTGTCGATCTACAGCGCCAGTAAGGCCGCGCTGAATGCCTTTACCGAAAGCTTCGCGCTTGAGGCCGCTGAATTCGGCATACGTGCCCGGCTGGTCCTGCCCGGCAGTGCGCCGTCGACATCCTTCGGACGCAATGCAGTGGCGCGAATGGGCATGGATGTGCCCGAGGCCTACGGCCCCTTCGTGCAGGCCTATTCTCAGAGCCTTCAGTCCGCGACCGAGAAGACCGAGGCGCAGGATGTCGCTCAGGCTGTCTGGCGTGCCGTCACGGACGAGACCGCGCCCATGAAGCTGCCTGCGGGCGCGGACGCAGAAACCTGGTTCCGCGAAGCCGGACTCGCCACGGCGTAA